From the Montipora capricornis isolate CH-2021 chromosome 2, ASM3666992v2, whole genome shotgun sequence genome, one window contains:
- the LOC138021063 gene encoding uncharacterized protein: MDCEATRILQVSMSKITDSRRCRGGPLLRRNLLVSNVLNNVLTATDSAYCTYRTKVEMDMDIDGMENELVPFDKSKMTPGLMGGSVNTGNTTHTVSSAAKSNESTTEIEHIAPKSATKQGREAVCIGKSVKGDQKTGREKKPGDKYVTGSKRARPYVNEPCESHAVQNKRFKTETAIDSSVMELGYQEPMDVSGLVNVFNSSFSGLSNIPRTSSLGSNLETFQCIAPVRPVRGVFGWSQTVVEAF; this comes from the coding sequence ATGGATTGCGAAGCGACTAGAATTCTTCAAGTTTCAATGTCGAAAATAACGGACTCGCGTCGTTGTCGTGGTGGACCTCTTCTTCGACGTAATTTACTGGTTTCTAATGTCTTGAACAATGTGCTTACCGCAACAGACTCTGCCTATTGTACATATAGGACGAAAGTTGAGATGGATATGGACATAGATGGTATGGAAAACGAACTTGTGCCTTTTGACAAGTCGAAAATGACGCCTGGTCTTATGGGAGGTTCCGTGAACACAGGAAATACGACACATACAGTAAGTTCCGCGGCAAAatcaaatgaaagcacaacGGAAATAGAGCACATTGCTCCCAAGAGTGCTACGAAACAGGGCAGGGAGGCTGTTTGCATTGGGAAATCTGTTAAAGGCGATCAAAAGACTGGGAGAGAGAAGAAACCGGGAGACAAATATGTGACCGGCTCGAAACGAGCAAGACCTTATGTAAATGAACCTTGTGAAAGCCACGCGGTTCAGAACAAACGATTCAAAACTGAAACTGCCATCGATTCTTCTGTTATGGAACTAGGCTATCAAGAGCCCATGGACGTTTCTGGACTTGTCAACGTTTTTAACAGTAGTTTTTCCGGACTGTCTAATATTCCGAGGACATCTTCTCTGGGTTCGAATTTGGAGACGTTTCAGTGTATTGCTCCGGTTCGACCTGTCCGTGGCGTGTTCGGATGGTCGCAGACTGTCGTAGAAGCATTTTAG